The Streptomyces nigra genome includes the window TCAGCCAGGACGAGGAGTTCGCGCGGGTCACGGGCCTTCCGGTGCGCGCGCTGAACCTGCTCACGGCGGTCACGGCCGCCGTCACGGTGACGGTCGCGATGCGGGTCGTCGGGCTGCTGCTGGTGAGCGCGCTGATGGTGGTGCCGGTGGCGGCCGCCCAGCAGCTGTCCCGCAGTTTCGCGGCGACCTTCGCGATCGCCGTGGCGATCGGTGTGACGGTGACGATCGGGGGCACGGTCACCTCGTACTACAACGACGTCCCGCCCGGCGCGACCATCGTGCTGCTGACCATCGGCGCGTTCATCGTGCTGACCGCGCTGGCGACCCCGCTGGCCCGGCGACGCGCTCGGGCCCTGGCGGCGGCGCAGCCGGCCGGGGACCCCGTGGAGTGCGCGGTTCCGGACGACGGGGGCGCCGCGGGCAAGGTCGGCGTCTGACCGGGCTCGGGTCGGACTGGCACAATGGCGCGGGCAAGGCGCAGACGTGAGGAGGCAACGGTGACGACGGCAGGACCGCCCGTGAAGGGCCGGGCCACCCGGCAGCGCGCCGCCGTGGCGGCGGCCCTCGACGAGGTCGACGAGTTCCGCAGCGCCCAGGACCTGCACGACATGCTCAAGCACAAGGGCGACTCGGTCGGGCTCACCACCGTCTACCGCACCCTGCAGTCCCTCGCCGAGGCCGGCGAGGTCGACGTCCTGCGCACCTCCGAGGGCGAGTCCGTCTACCGCCGCTGCTCCAGCGGCGAGCACCACCACCATCTGGTGTGCCGGGTCTGCGGCAAGGCCGTCGAGGTCGAGGGCCCTGCCGTGGAGAAGTGGGCGGACGCCATCGCGGCCGAGCACGGCTATGTGAACGTGGCGCACACGGTGGAGATCTTCGGCACCTGCGCCGACTGCGCATCCGCCAACTGCTGAGCTCGGGGCAACGTGCCCGGCGTCGAGTGGAGCGGAACCGGCTGGTGCAACGGCCACCGGTATCTCAACGACCGCTGAGGTCCCACAGCCGCGAACGGCCCCGTCCCACCGAGGTGGGACGGGGCCGTTCCCGTGCGATCAGCTCTCCTCGGAGCGGCCCTCCATGGCCAGGAGCTCCTCGTTCGGGATGGCGCCGCCGAAGCGGCGGTCGCGGGAGGCGTACTCCAGGCAGGCGCGCCACAGGTCACGCCGGTCGAAGTCCGGCCACAGCACGTCCTGGAAGACCATCTCGGCGTACGCGCTCTGCCACAGCAGATAGTTGGAGGTGCGCTGCTCGCCGCTGGGCCGCAGGAACAGGTCGACGTCCGGCATGTCCGGGTAGTACAGGTACCTCGCGAACGTCTTCTCGGTGACCTTGGCCGGGTCGAGCCGCCCGGCGCGCACGTCCTCGGCGAGCGCCTGCGCGGCGTCCGCGATCTCGGCCCGCCCGCCGTAGTTCATGCAGAAGTACAGGGTGAGCTTGTCGTTGTCCTTGGTCTGCTCCTGGGAGATCTCCAGCTCCCGGGCGACCGACTTCCACAGCTTGGGCATCCGGCCGACCCACCGCACCCGCACCCCCAGCTCGTCGAGCTGGTCGCGGGTCTTGCGGATGAAGTCGCGGTTGAAGTTCATCAGGAAGCGCACCTCGTCGGGCGAGCGCTTCCAGTTCTCGGTGGAGAAGGCGTACAGCGAGATCGCGCCGACGCCCATCTCGATCGCGCCCTGCAGGACGTCCAGCACGCGCTCCGCGCCGACCTTGTGGCCCTCGGTGCGCGGCAGGCCCCGCTCCTTGGCCCAGCGGCCGTTGCCGTCCATGACGATCGCCACATGGTTCGGGACCAGCTCGCCCGGGAGCTTGGGCGGGCGGGCACCGGACGGGTGCGGCTCCGGCGTCCTGTACTCACGGCGCCGGCGCCCCAGGAACCCACTCACGGCCATGTGTCTCTCGTCTCCCTTTGGCTTTCTTCTACTTCTCGACGTACCGGAGCGAGCGCAGTCCGCGCTCCAGGTGCCAGTGCAGATACGCGGACACCAGTCCGCTGCCCTCCCGGACGTACCGCGGCTCGCACGCGT containing:
- a CDS encoding Fur family transcriptional regulator; this encodes MTTAGPPVKGRATRQRAAVAAALDEVDEFRSAQDLHDMLKHKGDSVGLTTVYRTLQSLAEAGEVDVLRTSEGESVYRRCSSGEHHHHLVCRVCGKAVEVEGPAVEKWADAIAAEHGYVNVAHTVEIFGTCADCASANC
- a CDS encoding isoprenyl transferase, yielding MAVSGFLGRRRREYRTPEPHPSGARPPKLPGELVPNHVAIVMDGNGRWAKERGLPRTEGHKVGAERVLDVLQGAIEMGVGAISLYAFSTENWKRSPDEVRFLMNFNRDFIRKTRDQLDELGVRVRWVGRMPKLWKSVARELEISQEQTKDNDKLTLYFCMNYGGRAEIADAAQALAEDVRAGRLDPAKVTEKTFARYLYYPDMPDVDLFLRPSGEQRTSNYLLWQSAYAEMVFQDVLWPDFDRRDLWRACLEYASRDRRFGGAIPNEELLAMEGRSEES